Proteins from one Candidatus Methylomirabilota bacterium genomic window:
- a CDS encoding tetratricopeptide repeat protein translates to MTESPYAGAPSARISSTLRLVLLVTLVVAVSAVAFLPTLGAGFVNWDDDVNFTTNLGFRGLGPAQLRWMFTTTLLGHWIPLTWLTLGANYAVGGMDPWGYHLVNVLVHAAAAGAFFLVARRLLAAVLAGPPVAIDLGAALAALVFGAHPLRVESVAWITERRDVLCALFYMLTVLAYLRGVEGERLLAGRWRARALAAFAAALLSKSMAMTLPASLLLLDVYPLRRVRFGARRLLWEKAPFALLGGLAAVGAVLSQSRGATWTGFEAYGIPARLAMAAYSFWFYPWKFVWPSSLSPLYELPPHVDPLAPRFLGPIIAVIGITLVLLAARRRWPAGLAAWTQSIIVLLPVSGIVHTGYQLAHDRYAYLSGLGLALLVGGGLAWALGLRARGRMGAPVAAAVVGAACAAVLGLTASTWQQSRVWHDSESLWVNAIAVDPECMLCWNNLGHALLARGAHADAQRLFAKAISLRPDRPGPWNNLGTALALQQRYREAEGPYAKAVELSDGGFRDAVSNLGRLYAVEGRYTDAIPLLRRANAMRPDTPEVVASLRVSLKNQGGVLAAAGRPAEAEALFREALDLGDEQDLYINLGRARIDQGRAAEAIAPLERAVQMNPRHTHARAWLTRAYALAGARERAADAMAALTTLDPALAARVATEIPASAR, encoded by the coding sequence GTGACAGAGTCCCCTTACGCCGGCGCGCCTTCGGCCCGGATTTCCTCCACCCTCCGTCTCGTCCTCCTCGTGACCCTCGTCGTCGCGGTCAGCGCCGTGGCGTTTCTGCCGACTCTGGGCGCGGGCTTCGTGAACTGGGACGACGACGTCAACTTCACCACCAACCTGGGCTTCCGCGGCCTGGGGCCCGCGCAGCTGCGCTGGATGTTCACCACCACGCTGCTGGGCCACTGGATCCCGCTCACGTGGCTCACCCTCGGGGCCAACTATGCAGTGGGCGGCATGGATCCGTGGGGCTATCACCTCGTGAACGTCCTCGTGCACGCCGCCGCGGCGGGCGCGTTCTTCCTCGTCGCCCGCCGACTGCTGGCCGCCGTGCTCGCCGGGCCCCCCGTCGCGATCGACCTGGGCGCCGCGCTCGCGGCACTGGTGTTCGGCGCGCACCCGCTGCGGGTGGAGTCGGTGGCGTGGATCACGGAGCGGCGCGACGTCCTGTGCGCGCTCTTCTACATGCTGACCGTGCTGGCCTATCTGCGGGGAGTGGAGGGCGAACGGCTGCTGGCCGGTCGCTGGCGCGCGCGCGCGCTCGCCGCCTTCGCCGCGGCGCTGCTCTCGAAGTCGATGGCGATGACCTTGCCCGCGAGCCTGCTCCTGCTCGACGTCTACCCCCTGCGCCGCGTCCGGTTCGGCGCGAGGCGGCTCCTGTGGGAAAAGGCCCCGTTCGCCCTTCTCGGAGGGCTCGCCGCGGTGGGCGCGGTGCTCTCGCAGAGCCGCGGGGCGACGTGGACGGGCTTCGAGGCCTACGGAATCCCCGCGCGTCTGGCCATGGCGGCCTACAGCTTCTGGTTCTATCCGTGGAAGTTCGTCTGGCCGTCGAGCCTGTCGCCGCTCTACGAGCTGCCCCCGCACGTGGATCCGCTGGCCCCGCGCTTCCTCGGGCCGATCATCGCCGTGATCGGCATCACGCTCGTCCTGCTCGCGGCGCGTCGCCGCTGGCCGGCCGGACTCGCCGCCTGGACGCAGTCGATCATCGTCCTGCTCCCGGTGAGCGGGATCGTGCACACCGGCTACCAGCTGGCGCACGATCGCTACGCGTATCTCTCGGGGCTGGGCCTGGCGCTCCTCGTGGGCGGTGGGCTCGCGTGGGCGCTGGGCCTGCGCGCACGGGGGCGCATGGGCGCGCCGGTCGCCGCCGCCGTGGTCGGCGCCGCCTGCGCCGCGGTGCTGGGATTGACCGCGAGTACCTGGCAGCAGAGCCGCGTGTGGCACGACTCGGAGAGCCTCTGGGTCAACGCCATCGCGGTGGATCCGGAGTGTATGCTGTGCTGGAACAATCTGGGACACGCGCTCCTCGCCCGCGGCGCCCACGCGGACGCGCAGCGGCTCTTCGCCAAGGCGATCTCGCTGCGCCCCGACCGTCCCGGCCCCTGGAACAATCTCGGCACCGCGCTCGCGCTGCAGCAGCGCTATCGCGAGGCGGAAGGCCCCTACGCGAAGGCGGTCGAGCTCTCCGACGGCGGCTTCCGCGATGCGGTGTCGAATCTCGGGCGCCTCTACGCCGTGGAGGGGCGCTATACCGACGCGATTCCGCTCTTGCGGCGCGCCAACGCCATGCGGCCCGACACGCCGGAGGTGGTGGCGAGCCTGCGCGTGTCGCTCAAGAACCAGGGGGGCGTCCTCGCCGCGGCGGGACGGCCGGCGGAGGCGGAAGCCTTGTTCCGCGAGGCGCTCGATCTCGGCGACGAGCAGGATCTCTACATCAATCTCGGCCGCGCGCGGATCGATCAGGGCCGGGCCGCCGAGGCCATCGCCCCGCTCGAGCGCGCCGTCCAGATGAATCCGCGCCACACCCATGCACGCGCCTGGCTGACCCGGGCCTACGCGCTGGCCGGCGCCCGAGAGCGGGCCGCCGACGCCATGGCCGCGCTGACCACGCTCGACCCCGCGCTGGCCGCCCGCGTCGCCACGGAGATTCCCGCCAGCGCACGCTGA
- the cobU gene encoding bifunctional adenosylcobinamide kinase/adenosylcobinamide-phosphate guanylyltransferase: MRSQFILGGARSGKSRHALALARAWAGRVAFVATAEPRDADLAARIARHRAERPAGWTTVEEPRALVAACAAAARAADLVVVDCLTLWVANCLLGGDGDAAILAGADDLARFLDARHAALILVSNEVGEGVHPPTADGLRYRDLLGQVNQRVAAAADQVTLMVAGIPVSIKADAAPVRAPWSHLRESTQAP, translated from the coding sequence TTGCGCTCCCAGTTCATCCTCGGTGGGGCCCGCAGCGGGAAGAGTCGCCATGCCTTGGCGCTGGCGCGCGCGTGGGCCGGCCGCGTCGCCTTCGTGGCCACGGCCGAGCCGCGTGATGCCGATCTCGCCGCCCGCATCGCGCGCCACCGCGCCGAGCGCCCGGCCGGCTGGACCACAGTGGAGGAGCCGCGGGCGCTCGTGGCGGCGTGCGCCGCGGCCGCCCGCGCGGCGGATCTCGTCGTCGTCGATTGCCTCACGCTGTGGGTCGCCAACTGCCTGCTGGGCGGCGATGGGGACGCGGCGATCCTCGCGGGGGCCGACGACCTCGCCCGCTTCCTCGACGCGCGGCATGCCGCCCTCATCCTGGTCAGCAACGAGGTCGGGGAGGGCGTGCATCCCCCGACCGCCGACGGGCTCCGCTATCGCGACCTCCTGGGACAGGTCAATCAGCGCGTGGCCGCCGCCGCCGATCAGGTGACGCTGATGGTCGCGGGCATTCCCGTCTCTATCAAGGCCGACGCCGCGCCCGTGCGGGCCCCGTGGAGCCACCTCCGTGAGTCTACGCAGGCTCCGTGA
- a CDS encoding iron ABC transporter permease, whose amino-acid sequence MSAPRRLAAVLITLGVVLVVTMGAALFVGSAGVAPGSVVAALLGRADPEPVTRLVVLDLRLPRILAAALAGGALAVAGVGFQALTRNPLAEPSVLGISSGAAFGVVSAQLFGVGTGLFEAFGLTAFAFAGSAVAGGIVYVIAAGAGGLAVQTLLLAGVIVGIFFSSAIAVLISIVDTNRLGAVIQWLLGNVAPIPAAALAVFALVSAAGFVLVLASARRLNLFALGEDAARELGVDALGLKRAVFGGAALLVSAVVAFAGPIGFVGLIVPHALRMLLGPDNRVLVPAAALGGAIFLLVGDTLARSIVAPAELSVGVLTAFCGAPFFVFLLRARGPRVLS is encoded by the coding sequence GTGAGCGCGCCCCGCCGTCTCGCCGCCGTGCTGATCACGCTGGGCGTGGTGCTGGTCGTCACGATGGGGGCCGCCCTCTTCGTGGGAAGCGCCGGTGTGGCTCCGGGCTCGGTGGTCGCCGCGCTGCTCGGCCGCGCCGATCCCGAGCCGGTCACCCGCCTGGTCGTCCTGGACCTCCGGCTGCCGCGCATCCTCGCCGCCGCGCTGGCCGGCGGGGCGCTCGCCGTGGCGGGCGTGGGCTTTCAAGCCCTCACCCGCAATCCTTTGGCCGAGCCGTCCGTCCTCGGCATCTCGAGCGGCGCCGCGTTCGGCGTGGTGAGCGCACAGCTCTTCGGCGTCGGCACGGGCCTCTTCGAGGCGTTCGGGCTCACCGCCTTCGCGTTCGCCGGCTCCGCGGTGGCGGGGGGAATCGTCTACGTCATCGCGGCGGGGGCAGGCGGGCTCGCGGTGCAGACACTGCTGCTCGCCGGGGTCATCGTCGGTATCTTCTTCTCTTCGGCCATCGCCGTGCTGATCTCGATCGTCGATACGAATCGCCTGGGCGCCGTCATCCAGTGGCTGCTCGGGAACGTCGCGCCAATCCCCGCCGCCGCGCTCGCCGTCTTCGCCCTCGTCTCCGCCGCGGGCTTCGTGTTGGTGCTCGCGAGCGCGCGCCGGCTCAATCTCTTTGCCCTGGGTGAAGACGCCGCGCGGGAGCTGGGGGTGGACGCCCTCGGGCTCAAGCGTGCGGTGTTCGGCGGCGCGGCGCTCCTGGTCTCCGCGGTGGTGGCCTTCGCGGGGCCCATCGGCTTCGTGGGGCTGATCGTGCCGCATGCGCTCCGGATGCTGCTGGGGCCGGACAACCGCGTGCTGGTGCCCGCGGCGGCGCTGGGCGGCGCCATCTTCCTCCTCGTCGGGGACACGCTCGCCCGCAGCATCGTCGCGCCGGCGGAGCTCTCCGTCGGCGTGCTTACCGCGTTCTGCGGGGCGCCCTTCTTCGTGTTCCTGCTGAGGGCCCGCGGCCCGAGAGTCCTCTCATGA
- a CDS encoding ABC transporter ATP-binding protein: protein MSGVLEVREVGFTYPAARRPTRPPFTLREISFAVAPGEILGVIGPNASGKTTLIRLLSRLLVPDRGEIHLDGQAVASLSRAEVATRVGVVPQTVPADFPYSVEELVLMGRFPHAPGRFFESDEDRAIAREAMRATGVEALRAAPCDRLSGGERQRVMLARALAQRPRLLVLDEPTSHLDLRYQAECVGLLRDLNEGRDPGGGLAVVLVTHDLDLAAHVCHRLLLLAGGQAVRLGAPEDVLEESILEAVYGCPVSVDKHPRTGRPSVRVVWPESARRPE, encoded by the coding sequence ATGAGCGGCGTGCTGGAGGTCCGGGAGGTGGGGTTCACGTATCCAGCGGCCCGCCGCCCCACGCGTCCGCCCTTCACTCTGCGCGAGATCAGCTTCGCCGTGGCGCCGGGGGAGATCCTCGGGGTCATTGGCCCCAACGCCTCCGGCAAGACCACCCTGATCCGCCTGCTCTCGCGTCTGCTGGTCCCCGATCGCGGCGAGATCCACCTCGACGGACAGGCCGTCGCCAGCCTCTCGCGCGCCGAGGTCGCTACGCGGGTCGGCGTGGTCCCCCAGACGGTGCCGGCGGACTTTCCCTACTCGGTCGAGGAGCTGGTCCTCATGGGCCGCTTTCCCCACGCGCCCGGACGCTTCTTCGAGTCGGACGAGGACCGCGCGATCGCCCGTGAGGCCATGCGCGCCACTGGCGTGGAGGCCCTCCGCGCGGCGCCCTGCGACCGGCTCTCGGGCGGGGAGCGGCAGCGTGTCATGCTGGCGCGCGCGCTCGCCCAGCGGCCGCGCCTGCTCGTGCTCGACGAGCCGACCTCGCATCTCGACCTCCGTTATCAGGCCGAGTGCGTGGGGCTGCTGCGCGACCTCAACGAGGGACGCGACCCGGGAGGCGGGCTCGCGGTGGTGCTCGTCACGCACGACCTCGACCTCGCCGCGCACGTGTGTCATCGCCTGCTGCTGCTCGCCGGAGGCCAAGCGGTGCGCCTCGGCGCGCCGGAGGATGTGCTGGAGGAGTCGATCCTGGAAGCGGTGTACGGATGTCCGGTGTCCGTGGACAAGCATCCGCGCACCGGCCGGCCGAGCGTCCGGGTCGTGTGGCCCGAGAGCGCGCGACGGCCGGAATGA
- a CDS encoding cobalamin-binding protein, with the protein MSAVSMVSAVILVAVLTTSASVGAAVQVTDGTGRTLTLPALPRRIVSLVPGVTEMLYAIGAEDRLVGRTDFCDYPPAARSKPSVGGTVSPSLEVLVSLKPDLVVATSAGNSDETRRQLERLRVPLYLVDPHGLSDVFRTMMRLGALTEREGRAAEVVAGLERRVRTVAVRVAALPRPRVLYVVWPEPLIVPGRGAAVTELIELAGGESVSADGPEGYPRYSVEAAVARGPEVIILARHGAGTAPYAREKWERFADLPAIRAGRLHAVDGDLFHRFGPRVVDALEILARLLHPEAFTGASLR; encoded by the coding sequence ATGAGTGCCGTGTCCATGGTGTCGGCGGTGATCCTCGTCGCCGTGCTGACCACCTCCGCGTCCGTCGGGGCGGCGGTGCAGGTGACCGACGGCACCGGACGCACGCTCACCCTGCCGGCGCTGCCACGGCGCATCGTCTCGCTCGTGCCCGGCGTGACGGAGATGCTCTACGCGATCGGCGCCGAGGACCGGCTCGTCGGGCGCACCGACTTCTGCGACTACCCGCCGGCGGCGCGGAGCAAGCCCAGCGTGGGTGGCACGGTGTCGCCGAGCCTGGAGGTGCTGGTCTCGCTCAAGCCCGACCTCGTGGTCGCCACCAGCGCGGGGAACAGCGACGAGACCCGCCGGCAGCTCGAGCGTCTGCGGGTGCCGCTCTACCTCGTCGATCCGCACGGGCTCTCGGACGTGTTCCGCACGATGATGCGGCTGGGCGCGCTCACCGAGCGCGAGGGCCGGGCAGCCGAGGTCGTGGCCGGCCTCGAGCGACGCGTCCGGACGGTGGCGGTGCGCGTGGCCGCCCTCCCGCGGCCGCGAGTCCTCTACGTGGTGTGGCCCGAGCCCCTCATCGTGCCGGGGCGCGGCGCCGCCGTCACGGAGCTGATCGAGCTGGCGGGCGGCGAATCGGTGTCCGCCGACGGGCCCGAGGGGTATCCGCGCTACAGCGTGGAGGCCGCGGTGGCGCGCGGGCCCGAAGTGATCATTCTTGCCCGCCACGGGGCCGGCACCGCGCCCTACGCGCGGGAGAAGTGGGAGCGCTTCGCCGACCTGCCCGCCATCCGTGCGGGTCGGCTGCACGCGGTCGACGGCGATCTCTTCCATCGCTTTGGGCCGCGCGTGGTGGACGCGCTCGAGATTCTCGCCCGCCTCCTGCATCCCGAGGCGTTCACGGGGGCGAGCCTCCGGTGA
- the cobT gene encoding nicotinate-nucleotide--dimethylbenzimidazole phosphoribosyltransferase: MVAPTADAAEAAQRRLDALTKPPGSLGRLEELARTLCRISGQCPPPTHHAVIFTLAGDHGVVEERVSAYPQIVTGQMVENFLRGGAAVNVLARQMSARVVVADLGVATPLAHAAGLKSLRIGEGTANFTRAPAMSREQAERAVDAGIALVEEARRDGLDLIGTGEMGIGNTTSASAITAAITGIAAREVTGRGTGVDDAAWQRKTHAVERALALHRPDPHDGLDVLAKVGGYEIAGLAGVILAGAAHRIPVILDGFIAGAAALAAVRIAPAASHSLIAAHRSAEPGHRHVLETLGLTPYLELDMRLGEGTGAALGIGLARAAGAILRDMATFKSAGVSGGDEPAA; the protein is encoded by the coding sequence GTGGTCGCGCCGACGGCCGACGCGGCCGAGGCCGCGCAGCGGCGGCTCGACGCCCTGACGAAGCCGCCGGGAAGCCTTGGGCGGCTCGAGGAGCTGGCCCGGACGCTCTGTCGCATCTCGGGCCAGTGCCCGCCGCCCACCCATCACGCGGTCATCTTCACCCTGGCCGGCGATCACGGCGTGGTGGAGGAGCGCGTCAGCGCGTATCCCCAGATCGTCACCGGCCAGATGGTGGAGAACTTCCTCCGCGGCGGCGCGGCGGTCAACGTGCTCGCGCGCCAGATGAGCGCCAGGGTCGTGGTGGCGGACCTCGGCGTGGCCACGCCGCTGGCGCATGCGGCGGGGCTCAAGAGCCTCCGCATCGGAGAGGGCACCGCGAATTTCACCCGGGCCCCGGCCATGAGCCGCGAGCAGGCCGAGCGCGCGGTCGATGCGGGGATCGCGCTCGTCGAGGAGGCGCGCCGGGACGGCCTCGATCTCATCGGGACGGGCGAGATGGGAATCGGCAATACCACGTCGGCCAGCGCGATCACCGCGGCAATCACCGGAATCGCCGCGCGCGAGGTCACCGGGCGCGGGACGGGCGTGGACGATGCCGCGTGGCAGCGCAAGACGCACGCGGTCGAGCGGGCCCTCGCGCTGCATCGCCCCGATCCGCACGATGGGCTCGACGTGCTCGCGAAGGTCGGCGGCTACGAGATCGCGGGGCTGGCGGGAGTGATTCTCGCCGGCGCGGCCCATCGCATCCCCGTCATCCTGGACGGCTTCATCGCGGGCGCCGCGGCGCTGGCCGCGGTGCGCATCGCGCCCGCCGCAAGCCACTCCCTCATCGCCGCGCATCGCTCGGCCGAGCCGGGGCACCGGCACGTTCTGGAGACGCTCGGGCTCACGCCGTATCTCGAGCTCGACATGCGGCTGGGGGAGGGGACCGGCGCGGCGCTCGGCATCGGGCTGGCGCGGGCCGCGGGAGCGATTCTGCGTGACATGGCCACGTTCAAGTCCGCCGGCGTCTCCGGCGGCGACGAGCCCGCGGCATGA